The proteins below come from a single Fusobacterium sp. JB019 genomic window:
- a CDS encoding LexA family transcriptional regulator: protein MTFVKFLKEKRLKLGLSQNKFSKLINITQSYFNSIERGEVKNPPSEEILEKIADGLNLSKQDKNYLFYLAAIERTPKLIINMMDDLKNKLNSKENNLISSSENFSFHSIPLFERISAGPGAFGNEEIEDYILLPGINNNNNDIFAVNVVGDSMEPTIKDNSVIICKKNMEIKNGEIGAFFIDDQAYVKRLKITQNYIALISDNPNYTPIYIGPGENFHAVGKVIKVLSDI, encoded by the coding sequence ATGACTTTCGTTAAATTTTTAAAAGAAAAAAGACTTAAACTTGGTTTAAGTCAGAATAAATTTTCAAAACTTATAAATATAACTCAATCATATTTTAATTCAATAGAAAGAGGTGAAGTAAAAAATCCACCTAGTGAAGAAATATTAGAAAAAATTGCTGATGGTTTAAATCTTAGTAAACAAGATAAAAATTATTTATTTTATTTAGCTGCAATTGAAAGAACTCCTAAACTTATTATTAATATGATGGATGATCTTAAAAACAAATTAAATTCAAAGGAAAATAATCTAATATCTAGTTCTGAAAATTTTTCTTTCCATTCTATTCCGCTTTTTGAAAGAATATCTGCTGGCCCTGGAGCCTTTGGAAACGAAGAAATTGAAGATTATATTTTATTACCTGGTATCAATAATAACAATAATGATATATTTGCTGTTAATGTAGTTGGAGATTCTATGGAACCTACTATTAAGGATAATTCTGTTATTATTTGTAAAAAAAATATGGAAATTAAAAATGGAGAAATTGGTGCTTTTTTTATTGATGATCAGGCTTATGTAAAAAGATTAAAGATAACTCAAAACTATATTGCCTTAATTAGTGATAATCCAAATTATACACCTATTTATATTGGCCCTGGAGAAAATTTTCATGCTGTTGGTAAAGTAATAAAAGTTCTAAGTGATATATAA
- a CDS encoding cobyric acid synthase, protein MHKKIMLQGTGSSVGKSILTAGLCRIFSQDGYKVAPFKSQNMALNSYVDIDGYEMSRAQVVQAEAANTTPKAFMNPILLKPTGEDDCSQVILEGKPFKNMNAAEYYKHYKKFREIAITNYSKIQQEYEIGVLEGAGSPAEINLRTMDIANMGIASAVKAPVVLIADVERGGVFASIYGTIMLLRKSDRKKIKGYIINKFRGDISLLEKGIKMLDEVLKKENISVPCLGVIPYFDINIEDEDSYIFNAKEKKEVKDINIAVVQFGKLSNSTDFNSFLMYDDVNLVYVSKAEDLNDDFDMIILPGSKNAIYDYSIIKERQITKKITNLAEKGKVIVGIHSGFQMLGKSIKDLSQVESSYLKIECLGFFDVKTKMETDKYTKQVSRTLSNCTGILEGFDGLKVSGYELHQGITTGDNSSSVVPEKDFSILCKGNIIGTYIHGIFDSAKFTRKLLNKIRIKKGLEPIYDFMSLESFKEKEYRRLARVMRSHLDMEAIYKILK, encoded by the coding sequence ATGCATAAAAAAATAATGTTACAAGGAACTGGATCCTCGGTGGGTAAATCTATTCTTACTGCTGGATTATGTAGAATTTTTTCTCAAGATGGATATAAAGTTGCTCCATTTAAATCTCAAAATATGGCTTTAAATTCATATGTTGATATTGACGGTTATGAAATGAGTAGAGCCCAAGTTGTACAAGCTGAAGCTGCTAATACAACTCCTAAAGCCTTTATGAATCCTATTCTTTTAAAACCAACTGGAGAAGATGATTGTTCTCAAGTTATTTTAGAAGGAAAACCTTTTAAAAATATGAATGCAGCAGAATATTATAAACATTATAAAAAATTTAGAGAAATAGCTATAACAAATTATTCTAAAATTCAACAAGAATATGAAATAGGAGTTTTAGAAGGTGCTGGTAGTCCAGCTGAAATTAATTTAAGAACAATGGATATTGCCAATATGGGAATTGCTTCTGCAGTAAAAGCTCCTGTTGTACTTATTGCTGATGTTGAAAGAGGAGGAGTTTTTGCATCTATTTATGGAACTATCATGCTTCTTAGAAAATCAGATAGAAAAAAAATAAAAGGCTATATTATAAATAAATTTAGAGGAGATATTTCTCTTCTTGAAAAAGGAATTAAAATGTTAGATGAGGTTTTAAAGAAAGAAAATATTTCTGTTCCTTGTTTAGGAGTTATTCCTTATTTTGATATTAATATAGAAGATGAAGATAGCTATATCTTTAATGCTAAAGAAAAAAAAGAAGTTAAAGATATTAATATCGCAGTTGTTCAATTTGGAAAATTATCTAATTCAACTGATTTTAATTCATTTTTAATGTATGATGATGTTAATTTAGTTTATGTAAGTAAGGCTGAAGATTTAAATGATGATTTTGATATGATTATATTACCTGGAAGCAAAAATGCTATTTATGATTACAGCATAATAAAAGAAAGGCAAATAACTAAAAAAATAACAAATCTTGCTGAAAAAGGAAAGGTTATTGTTGGGATTCATAGTGGATTTCAAATGTTAGGTAAAAGTATCAAGGACTTATCTCAAGTTGAAAGTAGTTACTTAAAAATTGAATGCCTTGGATTCTTTGATGTAAAAACTAAAATGGAAACTGATAAATACACCAAACAAGTATCTAGAACTCTATCTAATTGCACTGGAATTCTTGAGGGATTTGATGGACTAAAAGTTAGTGGATATGAACTTCATCAAGGAATTACAACTGGAGATAATTCTTCTTCTGTTGTTCCTGAAAAAGATTTTAGTATTCTTTGTAAAGGTAATATTATTGGAACTTACATTCATGGAATATTTGATTCTGCTAAGTTTACAAGAAAGTTGCTAAATAAAATAAGAATTAAAAAAGGACTTGAACCTATTTATGACTTTATGAGTCTTGAATCTTTTAAAGAAAAAGAATATAGAAGACTTGCTAGAGTTATGAGAAGTCATTTAGATATGGAAGCTATTTATAAAATTTTAAAATAA